In one Erinaceus europaeus chromosome 3, mEriEur2.1, whole genome shotgun sequence genomic region, the following are encoded:
- the ZAR1 gene encoding zygote arrest protein 1 isoform X1 has protein sequence MAALSDELLDGYMYPACPPYSYPFPYLPGAKGVAGGGGWRPREGGCPPGSSPAGAAALSLPGYGQLTAAEYSYQRAQLMALLSQVSPAPRPRRANSRDAAVQVNPRRDVAVQCSLGRRTLPRRARDPAPPAGRIPEGAASPPSARGAPEQSSSAGGRRPVRFPRFVAVYSPVAARPLTTFLEGAGAEAGERRPGAPGDEREASPSRPRAPEEGEVAAGTEESGAQAAAQESRELPTDGPGLPPREAPDHPQPGGKAEDAAGEQPSTESPEVDKERLRFQFLEQKYGYYHCKDCNIRWESAYVWCVQGTNKVYFKQFCRSCQKSYNPYRVEDITCQSCKQARCSCPVKLRHVDPKRPHRQDLCGRCKGKRLSCDSTFSFKYII, from the exons ATGGCTGCCCTGAGCGACGAGCTGCTAGACGGCTACATGTACCCGGCATGCCCCCCCTACTCGTACCCGTTTCCCTACTTGCCCGGAGCCAAGGGCGTGGCGGGCGGTGGCGGCTGGCGGCCCCGGGAGGGGGGCTGTCCTCCGGGCTCCTCCCCGGCCGGCGCGGCGGCCCTGTCTCTCCCAGGCTACGGGCAGCTCACGGCCGCCGAATACAGCTACCAGCGGGCGCAGCTCATGGCGCTCCTGTCTCAGGTGAGCCCGGCCCCGCGGCCCCGCAGGGCCAACAGCCGCGACGCGGCCGTGCAGGTGAACCCGCGCCGCGACGTGGCGGTGCAGTGCTCGCTGGGGCGGCGCACGCTGCCGCGCAGAGCCCGCGACCCGGCGCCCCCTGCCGGCCGGATCCCTGAGGGCGCGGCGTCCCCGCCGTCGGCGCGCGGGGCCCCGGAGCAGAGCAGCTCTGCCGGTGGCCGGCGGCCCGTGCGCTTCCCGCGCTTCGTCGCCGTGTACTCGCCCGTGGCCGCGCGCCCCCTCACCACCTTCCTGGAAGGGGCCGGGGCCGAGGCGGGCGAGCGGAGACCCGGGGCCCCGGGGGACGAGCGGGAAGCGTCCCCGTCGAGGCCCCGCGCTCCCGAAGAGGGGGAGGTGGCGGCCGGGACGGAGGAGAGCGGGGCTCAGGCCGCGGCGCAGGAGAGCCGGGAGCTGCCCACCGACGGGCCCGGGCTGCCCCCGCGGGAGGCACCGGACCACCCCCAGCCGGGGGGGAAGGCGGAGGACGCCGCGGGCGAGCAACCGTCGACGGAGAGCCCGGAAGTGGACAAGGAGCGTCTGCGCTTCCAG TTCTTAGAGCAGAAATATGGCTATTATCACTGCAAGGACTGTAACATCCGGTGGGAGAGTGCCTATGTGTGGTGTGTACAGGGCACAAACAAG GTCTACTTCAAGCAATTCTGCAGAAGTTGTCAGAAGTCTTATAATCCTTATCGGGTGGAGGATATCACCTGTCAA AGTTGTAAACAGGCAAGATGCTCCTGCCCAGTAAAACTACGCCACGTTGACCCTAAAAGGCCCCATCGTCAAGATTTATGTGGGAGATGCAAAGGCAAACGCCTATCCTGTGATAGCACTTTCAGCTTCAAATATATCATCTAG
- the ZAR1 gene encoding zygote arrest protein 1 isoform X2, whose translation MAALSDELLDGYMYPACPPYSYPFPYLPGAKGVAGGGGWRPREGGCPPGSSPAGAAALSLPGYGQLTAAEYSYQRAQLMALLSQVSPAPRPRRANSRDAAVQVNPRRDVAVQCSLGRRTLPRRARDPAPPAGRIPEGAASPPSARGAPEQSSSAGGRRPVRFPRFVAVYSPVAARPLTTFLEGAGAEAGERRPGAPGDEREASPSRPRAPEEGEVAAGTEESGAQAAAQESRELPTDGPGLPPREAPDHPQPGGKAEDAAGEQPSTESPEVDKERLRFQFLEQKYGYYHCKDCNIRWESAYVWCVQGTNKVYFKQFCRSCQKSYNPYRVEDITCQRHQSTTPPSMILGVQTGIHACSFPL comes from the exons ATGGCTGCCCTGAGCGACGAGCTGCTAGACGGCTACATGTACCCGGCATGCCCCCCCTACTCGTACCCGTTTCCCTACTTGCCCGGAGCCAAGGGCGTGGCGGGCGGTGGCGGCTGGCGGCCCCGGGAGGGGGGCTGTCCTCCGGGCTCCTCCCCGGCCGGCGCGGCGGCCCTGTCTCTCCCAGGCTACGGGCAGCTCACGGCCGCCGAATACAGCTACCAGCGGGCGCAGCTCATGGCGCTCCTGTCTCAGGTGAGCCCGGCCCCGCGGCCCCGCAGGGCCAACAGCCGCGACGCGGCCGTGCAGGTGAACCCGCGCCGCGACGTGGCGGTGCAGTGCTCGCTGGGGCGGCGCACGCTGCCGCGCAGAGCCCGCGACCCGGCGCCCCCTGCCGGCCGGATCCCTGAGGGCGCGGCGTCCCCGCCGTCGGCGCGCGGGGCCCCGGAGCAGAGCAGCTCTGCCGGTGGCCGGCGGCCCGTGCGCTTCCCGCGCTTCGTCGCCGTGTACTCGCCCGTGGCCGCGCGCCCCCTCACCACCTTCCTGGAAGGGGCCGGGGCCGAGGCGGGCGAGCGGAGACCCGGGGCCCCGGGGGACGAGCGGGAAGCGTCCCCGTCGAGGCCCCGCGCTCCCGAAGAGGGGGAGGTGGCGGCCGGGACGGAGGAGAGCGGGGCTCAGGCCGCGGCGCAGGAGAGCCGGGAGCTGCCCACCGACGGGCCCGGGCTGCCCCCGCGGGAGGCACCGGACCACCCCCAGCCGGGGGGGAAGGCGGAGGACGCCGCGGGCGAGCAACCGTCGACGGAGAGCCCGGAAGTGGACAAGGAGCGTCTGCGCTTCCAG TTCTTAGAGCAGAAATATGGCTATTATCACTGCAAGGACTGTAACATCCGGTGGGAGAGTGCCTATGTGTGGTGTGTACAGGGCACAAACAAG GTCTACTTCAAGCAATTCTGCAGAAGTTGTCAGAAGTCTTATAATCCTTATCGGGTGGAGGATATCACCTGTCAA
- the SLC10A4 gene encoding sodium/bile acid cotransporter 4 yields MDGADNASLLFTASSLQPDNYTVLPHAGSLSPLPDFSLAPTSSAGPSPAPSVGFGPSHSPTPGAASDGGLAGGATSLSPSSIPRPWTPHEPPFWDTPLNHGLNVLVGAALCITMLGLGCTVDVNHFGAHVRRPVGALLAALCQFGFLPLLAFLLALIFSLDEVAAVAVLLCGCCPGGNLSNLMSLLVDGDMNLSIIMTISSTLLALVLMPLCLWVYSRAWINTPLVQLLPLGAVTLTLCSTLIPIGLGVFIRYKYNRVADYIVKVSLWSLLVTLVILFIMTGTMLGPQLLASIPAAVYVVAIFMPLAGYASGYGLATLFHLPPNCKRTICLETGSQNVQLCTAILKLAFPPRLIGSMYMFPLLYALFQSAEAGIFVLIYKMYGSEILHKRDPLDEDEDTDISYKKLKEEELADTSYGTVKSDNLIMMETTQTSL; encoded by the exons ATGGACGGCGCGGACAATGCCTCCCTGCTCTTCACCGCGTCCTCGCTGCAGCCGGATAACTACACCGTGTTGCCCCACGCCGGCAGCCTGAGCCCCCTCCCGGATTTCTCCCTCGCCCCCACCTCCAGCGCGGGCCCCAGCCCGGCTCCCAGCGTGGGGTTCGGTCCCAGCCATTCTCCCACCCCTGGGGCAGCCAGCGACGGCGGCCTGGCGGGGGGCGCGACGAGCCTGAGCCCGTCCTCGATCCCTCGCCCCTGGACGCCCCATGAGCCCCCGTTCTGGGACACGCCGCTGAACCACGGGCTGAACGTGTTGGTGGGCGCCGCCCTGTGCATCACCATGCTGGGCCTGGGCTGCACCGTGGACGTGAACCACTTCGGGGCGCACGTCCGCCGGCCGGTGGGCGCGCTGCTGGCCGCGCTCTGCCAGTTCGGCTTCCTGCCACTGCTCGCCTTCCTGCTTGCCCTCATCTTCTCTCTGGACGAGGTGGCCGCGGTGGCCGTGCTCCTGTGTGGCTGCTGCCCCGGCGGGAATCTCTCCAACCTGATGTCCCTGCTGGTTGATGGTGACATGAACCTCAG CATCATCATGACCATTTCCTCCACGCTTCTGGCCCTGGTCTTGATGCCCCTGTGCTTGTGGGTCTACAGTAGGGCTTGGATCAACACTCCTCTGGTGCAGTTGCTGCCCCTAGGGGCAGTCACCCTGACTCTGTGCAGCACTCTCATCCCGATTGGCTTGGGCGTTTTCATTCGCTACAAATACAACAGGGTGGCTGACTATATTGTAAAG GTTTCCTTGTGGTCTCTGCTAGTGACATTGGTGATCCTTTTCATAATGACTGGCACTATGTTAGGACCTCAACTACTGGCCAGTATTCCTGCAGCTGTTTACGTGGTAGCAATTTTTATGCCTTTGGCAGGCTATGCCTCAGGCTATGGTTTAGCTACACTCTTCCACCTTCCACCCAACTGCAAGAGGACCATATGCCTGGAGACAGGTAGTCAGAATGTGCAGCTCTGCACCGCCATCCTAAAACTGGCCTTTCCACCACGACTCATAGGGAGCATGTACATGTTTCCTTTGCTTTATGCTCTTTTCCAGTCTGCAGAAGCagggatttttgttttaatatataaaatgtatgGAAGTGAAATATTGCACAAGCGAGATCCTCTAGATGAAGATGAAGATACAGATATTTCTTACAAGAAACTAAAAGAAGAGGAACTGGCAGACACTTCCTATGGCACAGTGAAATCAGATAATTTAATTATGATGGAAACCACTCAGACTTCTCTCTAA